In Lotus japonicus ecotype B-129 chromosome 5, LjGifu_v1.2, one genomic interval encodes:
- the LOC130719343 gene encoding rop guanine nucleotide exchange factor 12-like, producing MVCLGFHFHDQGEMEQIKERFVKLLLGEDMSGGGKGVSSTLALSNAFPNLAAAVFGEQKRLEPMLPKRKARWRKEIDWLLSVTDYVVVMVPTQQKSKDGSSMVVTLLTHPSFPMFLIVPMIVAI from the exons ATGGTTTGCCTTGGTTTCCATTTTCATGATCAAGGAGAGATGGAACAGATAAAGGAGAGATTTGTTAAATTGCTATTGGGGGAGGATATGTCTGGTGGAGGAAAGGGTGTTTCATCAACTCTGGCACTGTCAAATGCATTCCCAAACCTTGCTG CTGCTGTTTTTGGTGAACAAAAGCGCCTAGAGCCGATGCTGCCCAAGAGGAAAGCCAGATGGAGAAAGGAAATCGATTGGCTTCTATCAGTGACAGATTATGTTGTTGTGATGGTTCCTACTCAACAAAAATCAAAAGATGGATCCAGCATGGTGGTAACCCTCCTCACTCACCCTAGTTTTCCAATGTTCCTTATTGTCCCTATGATAGTTGCTATATGA